The Bacteroidales bacterium genome includes the window AAAATTGGCCATATGGTTTGAGAGGCCCTTCCCATCTCCCTGGATCAGGTCGATTCTATCCAGGGTGGGCTGACCTCCTTTGGGTTCCGGAATTACCTCCCAGCCGCCGCGGTCCACCACCAGCGTACCCTCATTGCCCACAAAACCCACTCCGTGTGAACGGCCGTAATAACCTCCGTCAATCCCGATTCCATGGTCCCAGAGCATGGTGAAATCATCAAACTCGTAAATGGCCTGAAGGGTATCCGGAGTTTCACAGGCATCTTCCGGATAGGCAAACTTCCCCCCCATGGCCATGACCGACTTAGGGGCATACTTTTGCATACCGAAAAGTGCATAATCCACGATATGAACCCCCCAGTCGGTCATCATCCCCCCGGCATAGTCCCAGAACCAGCGAAAGGTAAAATGGAACCTGTTTTTATTAAAGGGCCGCCTGGAAGCAGGACCCAGCCAGAAATCATAATCCACTCCTTCCGGAACCGGCGAATCGGCTACCACGGGAACCGATTTCATCCAGCCCTGGTAGGACCAGGCACGTACGGTCCTGATTTTCCCCAACTGACCGGAGTGTACATATTTAATCGCATCCTGCCAGTGAGTATCACTGCGCTGCCACTGTCCGATCTGCACCACATTTCCATATTTTTGCACCGCCTTCTCCATGATATTGCACTCTTCAATGGTGTTGGCCAGTGGCTTTTCACAATAAATATCATAACCTTCCTGCGCTGCATATATAAAAGGTATGGTATGCCAGTGATCCGGGGTGCCTATAATAATGACATCCAGTCCCTTATGCTCCAGCAGATGACGAAAATCCTTATAAGCCCTGGGGGCCTTCCCCTGGATCTTCTCCACATCCTTTATCCGCTTATCAAGTACGTTCTGATCCACGTCACAAAGAGCAGCACACTCGGTATTGGGAAGGTTCAGGAAAGCTCTCAGATCGGAAAAGCCCATTCCATTGACCCCGATCACTCCGCAGACCA containing:
- a CDS encoding Gfo/Idh/MocA family oxidoreductase, coding for MPTNRREFIRKSAAATALIGMTSPFSTLKGGILGANEKLVCGVIGVNGMGFSDLRAFLNLPNTECAALCDVDQNVLDKRIKDVEKIQGKAPRAYKDFRHLLEHKGLDVIIIGTPDHWHTIPFIYAAQEGYDIYCEKPLANTIEECNIMEKAVQKYGNVVQIGQWQRSDTHWQDAIKYVHSGQLGKIRTVRAWSYQGWMKSVPVVADSPVPEGVDYDFWLGPASRRPFNKNRFHFTFRWFWDYAGGMMTDWGVHIVDYALFGMQKYAPKSVMAMGGKFAYPEDACETPDTLQAIYEFDDFTMLWDHGIGIDGGYYGRSHGVGFVGNEGTLVVDRGGWEVIPEPKGGQPTLDRIDLIQGDGKGLSNHMANFIDGIKNGAPLNCPVEIAAGVARTCHLGNVAFKTGRRLYWDAEKSKFINDAEADSYLTPTYREPWVLPEV